The following is a genomic window from Amaranthus tricolor cultivar Red isolate AtriRed21 chromosome 10, ASM2621246v1, whole genome shotgun sequence.
TAGGACTTGCAACTATTTAAACACCTCTCTAGCAAAATGCATCATATGCTCTAGAGTCTAAATTGATTCAAGAACTTGATTATCTTTTTTGCTTTAGCTATATCTTAGATTTTGATACCTCATGAAGTACAAATTATAGTAGTACAATTTATTATTCTcctatttcatatttttatagaatagcttgaattttgaaaaaaaaaagtgcaaTTCCTTTCAAAAGAATCATTAAGtacttttaaaaaacaaaagctAGAGGCTTGGAGTCTCcaaccaaaaaaattataaataagtaaatttcATTACCTACAAGAACACTAATATGAGaaatatttttcaatgaacaacaAAGTAGGAATTTTTATCTAGTATCTTGTCTAACTCTACTTTAGCAAATCACTGCCTTTATAAAAATGTCGCCACTTAAGAGTCAAAAATCCATAGTCCATACATTTCaataatttcacataaataattaaaaataaagcaGTCAAAATTTAGAATGCAATTTGACTCAAAGCATCGAGCTAAACaattaccaaataaacaaaactgATAATTATAACTAAGTAAACTAACAGAGATTGATGAAACTTCATAAACTGTTGTCATCAGCCTAAAATTTCAACTCAAAGCAACTTATTAAACTAGTCAACAAAGCTTCACCGGATTAACAACCGATAGGCGTAATACATCAAGCGAATACAAACTAGAAAAAAACAGAAATtccgagaaaaaaaaaatcttcacttaaaaaatgataatattataaaacaaaaattgatcGAGCTTCACATACTGTAATCACTTAAGAATTTCATATTTCAACTCACAATTCCACAAGACTTCATCCGATTATCACATCCAAAAACATATATAGACACAACAGCTAAAATAGTGCAGAAACTCCAAGAAAATAAGtagcaaataataataataaacctgTTGGTCAAAGTTACTAGAAGATGTAGATTCTGTATTGGAAACAGAATCACTGCGATTAACACGATCAACATCAACCACCGCTTTAACAGTCGAAAAAATAGCAGAAAAGGCCGGTAAGTTTCTAGAACCTCCAACGATTCTCCGACGACGAGAACGCTTCTTAGAAAGACCGACAAAATCAGCGAAAACAAGACGTTCATTGACTGAAAAAACCGAAGGCGAAGAGTATAAAAGCTTCGGCGCCGATTGAAGCGCCATTGATGAACAATCAATCAGTATTCAAAACCTCAAAGACTGAACTCTGGAGGAGAAGATAGGGAGAGAAAGAGTGTgtggaagagagagaaaatggaaATGAATAGGATGAGGAAATGCTGAGGACCACCCGAAGAGTGGAATGGTAAAGTGGTAagattttctctctcctctgtAGGATTAGAGAGTTGTTATCAGTTGGTTTTGGCCTCTCGTATTGGTTTTATATGAAGGGAACGATACAGACGAAGAAATAGGAGGCGTCGTGTTGTGGGGAATGGGGAAAGGGAAgcgttgtttttttttttctttgcctCTCATGGGAAAAGAAAGAAGTGTGGATGTATGGATGTTTTATCTGATCTTGTTATTTTAAATCTTTGGCCCTAATTTATTTGGAACTTTTGCTCAAATAATGCTTTAATTATGTCAGGATGTATAGTAAATGATGATATTTGGTAGTTGATAGTTGATTATAGTGACTGATTTAATcagttaattttgttaattgttttAACCAGCTGATTTTAAATTCGCTGCTATAAACACTTGGTTCAAAAGCAGTTTATTCATAACagtaagttgtttcaaccaatTAATATACCGAACATTAGCATTGGATGACCATTCAACTCtctatttgtatcaaaataagctactCATAAGCTAATTTGtcaaattagagatattaatgatAGAAATAAGCTAATTTGTCAAATATGTCCACTACCTTCTATTCAGCATAAGTATCTCATTTGActtgacactattcatcaatcattcttaagttgtattttattttttaatctctAAACTATAACATTCTATGCTAGATTTTGATTGATTCTTCTCAataaaaagattattaatatcaatttttttataattttattattcacaattagagatattaatgatAGAAATAGTAAATTTGCAAATGTGATCAGTTAATTAGAACACttaatatgaataaaaaaaagtataaattttCAATGTAATGTgtaaatgaataaaatttctAAGAACTTCAATTTATTGGTCTACCATCTTCATAACTATTAACTAACAATGTGTGTTCATATGACCTATAATTCAAATCATGCATAAAAACAtccaaaatttacaaaatagtaactaaaaataaacaaagtagTAAAGAATGATAAACAATTCAAAAGTTAATAAGATAGTCATAGAAATTATCATAAAATTTTCCAACTATataaattatgtattttttttaagtgtgtGGTGCTCATGCATGACACAATTTTTAAGCTATTAGCTTTCTAAATAAAAAACTTATTGTAGTGAATAGTAATATTGTTCAaaaaatttatgtatatatctggtgattaacttaatttcaaataaaaaaaatattattattcaaaataaaaatatgacacTTACTCGCAAGCGGGATGATtattactcccttctattcagcttatgtgtcccattttcttttatggtcaagttaCCTTAATtgttctatttctatttttggtatgggtttttgacttttatgcccttagtaactttattctattttcaattatacttttcgttacccatactaattttccttctttatattaaaaaactcataatatcactctctttcctacccttaagatcccacttttaactctccttaaaatctgtaaaaagtcaaatagaaCTCTTAagataaataggagggagtataattttattaGTTGCAACTCGCAAGTTGCAAGAGGACTTTTCAAAGTATCTAAAGGTCAAGAGTAAAGACATTGTGGGTCCTAGTAGCCATCTTATTCCCTCTTAGAAGTGTTATTTTTTTCTTCGAATTAAAATTGTGAGCATGTCTTGAATGCTCACCTTTAAATTTTAATGGCATATCGACACTTATCCGTTATAACAGCCACATGCTATAGAATCTTACCAAATTGACCCAAAGAAAAACACCTCATTTCGAGCAATAGGAACTAATTCCTAAAatcatccaaaaaaaaaatattccccACCCTTTATCCTATTCTCTACAAAATTACTTTCCGATTATTTAGAATTTGTCTCATCTgatcaaaaaatattattaaatataaaaatggaataaatTTAAAGGCACGAAATAGTAGTTTAGtagttgttatttttaattCCGATCGACTTTTCATAGTCTTGTCACTTGTAGTGGCTCTTTTAAGTTGGAATTTATTGCTACTATACATTGTGTTTCAAGTTCAAACACATACATGATACATCTATTGTCTAGCATGAGTAGAGTACCTTATACTAAGTTACGGTACAACTGTCTAGTATCTTTAGAAATAATGGTCTAAGTATACTTTTTATTGTCCATGTAGTATGCTTGAAACACACAAGTAAAGGTAAAACGAATTGACGCATGTATTACATTTTTCGTGTAAATCAATTCAATTTTCACTAAccttattttaaattctcactTCCTTAACTTACCCAGTATTATAAAAGAGTTGGATCATATATATGAACAAATATGGGTAACCACAGGTTGTATCATGTGTTATTCATCAAAAGCCAAGCCTTTGACATGTCACGACATGATAAAGGAGGGTCACCCATGCCAAGTCATGTCATGTCGCGTGCCTGTCcatcttttcctttttttctatCAATTTTTTAGTGTCTATTGGAAACTATCAAGTCTAAGGGGCCATACATTTAAGAATGAGTAAAGCTAATTAATAGTGCTGCTAGCACTAGTCGTATTGTGTTGTGCTCATGCCGCCTACATCATGGCTAAAACCTTGCTCAACTTTACCcgaaattttgtaaaaaataaactttctaaaaaaaattctcaaagtGAGCATGGTAAAATTTtgtttcccaaaataagcgtctttcaGTCAAAGCCTAAAGAATGGCattgttcgctattactaaaAATAAGCAATTACTAAAACCGAGTTAAAAAATCATTCAACAATCGTTCGTTGGTATTAACAGAGGACGATTAATGGGCTGACTTTTTAACTTGATTGACTGCCCTTATCTTAAACGTTAATGGCCCACCGGCCACCATTAATAACGAGCGATTACTAAAACTAAGTCAAGTGAGAGCTATCTATCCTCTTAAGCTACACACCAATGATTGTTGATCCAAGTTAGATACTTGTTCAATACGAGAATGAATATAGATTTAGGGCTTCAAGTGAGAGCTATCTATCCTCTTAGAGCTACACACCAATGATTTTAATACTCCtttcgaaccaatttagttgtcccatttgtttgggcacggttattaaaaatggtgtggggtccattaaaaaggataagtagtgaagggtagttgggtaagtaaggtatgtggaggtatattcgtaattacgtgtgtgaactagagatatttaggtaaaaaaagattgacaaaaatagaaatgtgacaactaaaatgactttgccaaataagaaaatgggacaactaaattggttcggagggagtataaactAAAACCAAACGAAATGAAATTTGATTTGCTTAAATTACAAACATAATATTAGATATTTCGATGTGCCATATAACGAACAAAGGAAGTAGAAACAAGGGGTAGGAACAACTACATACTTTTCACAAAACAGGTCGAATAACCGCAGGACAAAACATTTGCCGAAACAGGTTTCCTACCATCTTCTATAGTATACAAAAGGCAAATTTACACAATGCCCGAAAAAGGGGAACTCAAGCCTCACACTCCTAACTCGCCCCACGCGTTTGTATGCTCTATAAGCACGCTGTACAATGTCTGATTTTACTCAGTTTCATAGCAGCGATACCCAAACATGGACAATCAGCTGGTAACGCTCCGAGTGCTGCGCCTGATGAAAAAAATACCACTGGGACAACTAGCACACAAAATGGCCCCAAGTATCACATGTTTCAAATAGGCGCGTCTCATTTTAGCATAGTCAACGAATATTTGGCTGGGTACCTGAATCCTGTCGAGGGTTCTGTGGAACCATAAATCAATCCGAGAGAAGAAACAGATGGGTCCTTATTTGGCAGCATACCAGTTTTGAGCGCATTTAGCATCTACGGAAAGCTCGACAGTAAGAATGTTTTTTCCGTTAAAGGGTTTCGACATGCATTCAACTACTATTGCCTTTGCTGTTTCTGCTGATTCTGAAGGTCCTTCCAATATCACTTCATCATGAACCTgctttaagaataataatgatCGTTATATTCCACTAAAATAGAGTAGTTCATTACATGAGTCACACTCATTgtgtaaaaacaaggctgcATCGCATCAGCAGTGTTATaaagattttcaaaataaacgacCTGATATTTCCCGTGTTGTAAAAGATGTAAAAAGACCCGCATTTTAGGCTGTATCaaggatatcttatggtttcaaGTGATATTTAGGAATTAAAATAACCGAATTACTCCCGTTATTGCATCACTGTTCCGTTACCGTAATCGCAaccgttaccgcatttttacattATAAACACACTCGAGAATGAATGAGAATTTGGTAAAATTTACAATCGCATCCAACATATATTGAACTAAGAAGCAATTTCTCAGCACAAATCTTGGAGAAAATAGACATTAAActgaatcaaatttacatttttaagtCAAAACTGATACCCTACCCATGTCATTGATGGAATTTTTGTACTAACATTTCATGTAAAATACCTAGGGTGATGATCCGTTGTTatgattcttttttctttttccggcACATAGTGACCATCTAAAAAGAGTAGATTTCTTCCCAAGGCAAAGAAATGAAAGAAGAGACATGATAGTCAATTCAGAACTTCAATTAAATGGCTCCCATTTAGGCAGGGCTTGGGGAGGCTGTATACACACAACCTTCTCTTTCTAATAAGTTACAAATGACCATTGTTTACAAACACCATTAACTTCACAAAAATAAGACgtgcacatgatttaacgaGTCATTTTACAATAGTCTATTTTATTCTCAAACCAAAGAACTACAAATCTTTGGGTccattaaaaaatagaaaaaatttggTAATTACGCAAATGCAAAAATATACTATCCTCATTATTTTAATACCTATTCTCCCAAAATGCTCTTACATAATAGTGAGAAGTGTAGCTATTAAAAAAACTACGGCAGCATTTGAGAGAATGGGTCTTGTCTCAGTGTGAGCAAGTGTCACTTCCTCGAGTAAGGTTCTGGATTCGATTCTCACTTGGTCCCACCTAGCTTACCCCTTCCCTCAGCCTAGCTTTTAATAAGTTTGTGTGTGAAGTAATCTTGAAACTTGTTTGAGGGAATCAGCGAATCATTATTTTAGACAGGTGCACAAACTGAAGATAGTGAAAGTATTTTGTCTTCTTTCAACATATCTGAAGTGGGTGACCGGTGATAGTAAGGCAAATGCAGACAAATAGGGAAAGGTCGACAAGAAGAGAGAGGAAAGGGAGGAGTGAAGGGTGAAACCAACAAAACCTGCAAAAGCAACTTCCAACCAAGTTCTTTCAGCTGATTATTTCTGTCTAATTCTAGCATGGCACACATGGCAACATCAGCAGCACTTCCCTgcataaataatttgaaaagtTTCCGAACATAAGGTCGTAAAGCAAGAGCATATGAGAATCAAAGGTAAGAAAGGAAGGGGTAAATAGAGACCTGCACAGGCGTGTTGATAGCAGCTCGCTCAATATGACTTTTTTGAGGTTTAGAAGCTTCTGCCATTGAAGGGAAACGACGAGCTCTCCCGAGTAGGGTGTGAACACAACCATGTTTTGCAGCTTCTTTTTTTCGTGCTTCTTGCCATCTCAGAACCTCCTGGCGTTCTTTATACCATAAATCAACAGTTTCCTTAGCTTCTGCGACAGAAACCTAAAGCAGAAAAGCACAATATACTAAACAGTAAACATACGACAGTTTCAAAATCAGCAACACGCCGTTTAAACCAAAACTCAGTTAGTCACCTGCTACAGGAAAAAGAACATTAACATACTCGGTAGCTACAAACAATTTAGCAGGAAGAGAAGAAACCTTCCAGTCTTTAGCAAGTCCAATGGGAGTTTTCCCATAAGCAATGGAAAAATTGAGCATCTTTGCTTTCCTTCTTTCTGAGCCAAAAGCATCCTGCAATTTGcaaattggagattttataAGAAATCAAGTTTAACGGAATCATAAAATTGGAAAATTACCTAGAAATGAAAAGGTCCCTTATTTCCATTGAGCCAAAGATTAATGACTTCTAATCGTGAGACGGCTTAATATGGGCAACCCCAATCCcaatatttagttttaaaaagaaatcggaaaaaagaaaatagtttttcatttacttaattaattatgtaaaaaaacattaaatggGTTGCTTGCATGgacccgtctcatggtgagacggtctcatacaagacctgcagttatgtgaagttgcaaatgatgtATGCTACCAAGGGTCAACTGAAAACAACCTTTATGTTATCTCTAATAAGGGAAAGGCGTACATTTGACCCTCCAAATATTTGTAAAACAAGCATTTAGGTAACAGAATGTTATTGTAACTAGAAACAAAAAGAATAGTGACTTGCAAAACAGAACACCAAAATTAAAAGCAACTCAACATGCAAGTAacttgtaataaaaaaattctactCGCACCCTATCTTACACGGCCATGTCATTTCCAAATCCACATGTCTCACGGCTGTTCAAATGAATCATTCTAGCTCGTCCATCACATATCAAACCCTCTATTACAATTTGCATTACAAAGATAAGAGTCAATATTTTTGTGTACCTTAAGTAGAGGAACAGGAGGCTTTTCTTGACCAGGTTGAGGATGCCATTCAAGAAATACTTCTTCTCGTTGAACCGCTTCCCGAATATATGGATACATATTCATGGCTGTTCTTGAATGGAAATCTCCACCAGCTTCAAATGCTTCTTTCATACTCTTACAGTCCGCAAGATGTGCAAGAATCCTAAGTTCAAGCTACAATAAGGGTATAACAATTAAATCTATATCATAATTAGGAACTTTTTTAATAGTGTATATAGATAAGTGAAGCATTAAAAGGCAGTAGACCAACCTGCCCATAATCAGCAACAATAAGTGAGTTTCCAGGGGCAGCAACAAATGCTTGGCGAATTTTGTATCGGTCTTTCTCTAAAGCAGGTTGATTCTGATGGGTGGCAGAAAAATGTATCGGTATTCCAAAACAcataatttaaaagtttagcTTATGTGGTATTGTACAATCACTCCTAGCAATGTATGAAAACAGAATGGCATAAATTACATAACAAAGCTAAACTTACAGAGCATGAATGTAATATTTATGCACTATGTATCTctgtaaattcaaaaaaaaaatgttcgcAGTTATACTTATGCTCAAAGCTGTTATCTCAGAAAAATAAGTACCTGTAAGTTTGGTCTCCTAGCAGACAAGCGGCCAGTTTCTGTATTTATGTTTAATGAGCAATGAATACGCTTGTTTCTCCCAGACACATGACTTCCCTGAGATATATAGCACAAACGTTCAGATTTAGCTTCCAGATCTTGAGTTTAAACTGGCCCAAAGATCGGAATGTTTTAACTCCAACCAAGCATATCCAACCCTTTATTGTGATGCATTAGAAGGCAAAAAGGAAGATTTTATTGTATGCGTGTTCTTCTAGATCTCGCTTGTGCTATAACCTCGTTTTGCGCTAGGAACTGGCCTAGAATGATAGTTGGTGCTATAACCTCGTTTTGAGCAAGCTTTCAAATGTGATGATTTCTTCACTTACAATCTAACGTTATAACCTCGTTTCAGTTTCTTTTTTACTGCTTCAATAGAATTTGTCCTTCCCAGCCCTCTACTCGAATACCCTTCTACATAAGCGTCAAGTCCATGTTTATGTGTGCACACTCTCAGTGTGTATGAGTAAGCTGTTAGTAGACACTTGACCCTCACACAAACGCATCAATCATGACTGATGATAGTAAGCATGACCCATGAAGGTTTCTAACAAGTAAAAAGTGAAGGGCATAGTTCAAACTGGTGAACATGGATACCAACACCATGAATCAACATCAAGACTTACAAGAGCCCAACGATGAACTAAGATTTAAGCACAAATGGAGGCCTTATGGGATCTGACAAGATATTTAAGCATTGTTTGTATTTTCTTTTAGCATGACTacatataatcatatatatatgtatgtatgtatcgtatatatacacacatacaaaTGTATATATACGCAAGCCTGCACGCataaacacaaaacacacatgCATGAAAAGTTGAGGGGGGAGTATTTACCTGTAAAGGAAGAATGAAGTTTGATATCAATGAATCAATAGAGCAAATTTCAATCAAGGCAGCAATAGCATGACAGGCCTCCATCCCTTCTTTTCCTCTTCCAAAAGCATCATAAGCTGTTCCGTAAGCAGAAAGGTCGACGTCTTTTTTTCCCGGGTTATGTGATTCATCAACCAGAGGATCTTCAAAGGCATCACCTGCAAAATCATATTCTGCAGATACTTTCCCAGCAATAGCTTTTAAGGCATCTCCGCTCACCGATGGCCAACCACTCGGGGCAAAAAAGTCAGTTTGTATACTATCACCAATTTTATGCAACGTAATGTCACGAAACTTTTTTGCAGTCTTCTTTCCTTCTTCAATAACGTTATCAATATTTGGGATCTTAAACTTTCTCTCAGTTGGGAGACATTCGTTATGGTTTTTCCTgtaacaattgaaaaaaaaaagctgaTGTCAACAAAGATAACAGAAAGGCTCTAAATCCTTTGTCTTTGCAAAaatctattttttatcatcttaaaTAAGCCACGATATATAGAGTCGGGgacataaacaaaaaataaatgtaagatATCATCGGTAACAATTCATTTGTTGCCAATAATGAATAACTTCCATAAAATAATCAACCTCACATAAAACCAAACTGGTTCTCAAAAGCATATGCGATGCTAATCAATCACTCGTTCACAGGACTTCGTGGTGTGGCTCATTAGCTTATTTCCCGTATGCATCCCTTTttctttgagtttttttttttaaaaaaataggtaCTATATCTTTTAATTTATCCTCACATCTTGTTTGTTCTCCAAAGAGGTACGTTTATCAATTCATTCCAATTTCCAACTTGCCTAAACATTTCCGGGCCCCAAATTGAACAGGAATACCATCTAACTATCAAAAAACACAAtgttatttcattttctttaaaacTATCCAGACAGACATAGCAAGAATGGTTCGACCCAAGTTCTGGGCAACACTGAACTAGACAATTCaactaaatcaaaatttctGATCTGCATTAATCAAGCCTAGGATCCTCCAACTTTCTTCCACAAAAATTAAACtccaaaaaatgaaattatgCGAAAGGAAAAGTTTTTAAAGCTGAATCACGCGTTCCGGAATCCTCTAACTTGCTAAGTAGTCCAATCAAATCAATAACGATAGACGATTTCCCAGGATGGATGAAAAGGCACAGATTGTCAAAAGGGAGCATTGAAATGAATAATATGAAGTAGAATAGAATTGGTAGTGTTACTCTTATACTGATAGGTTCTCCACTCCCACATCATTAACATTTTGAAATAACAACACCAACAATTGTGTGTCAccaaaaaacattttaaatgtCTAAACAAAAGGCAAACGAGATAAGGCACCCAATCCaacatataaaaaattgatGGGATTGACGAGAAAAAAATTCATGGCATTCAAGGGATAAAATGTTTTCTGCAAAAAATTTAAAGGACACAACAAGAGATGATGATGGaattaaaacaacaaatacCTGTTGCATATGCCACCAAAAAGAAGTGTTCTCAATTGTGTGTCACTTCCTACATTCATATACATAGCATCACTGCAGTATTTAGAAGCCCAATTTCGAAAACGATCAGCAGCAACTTCTTGCTGGACGATAGCCACTTTCTCCACTTCCGAGAGATATGCTCGGTCAACTAGCATACCTTCAGTTTCCATTTGCACAAGAAGTTCACCAAATGGCTTCCAATAGTTCTCATAGAAACCAAGCATATTTCCCATACATTTACCATCCATTATCCATAGCATTTTTGATAACTTTGACTTCAGGCTCTCATAAAGCTTCAAAGTACTGATGGAATCTAATGAAGAATAGCATATCCATGGTTGCCTTTCTTCTCTTTGCAGCTCCTCAACTGAAGGAAGAGTGATGGTTTTCCCCAAAGAaccatctttttttatttttctcttgcCAAAAATGGTTTTCATTGAAACTTTTCCCATTAGATCTTCATTTAGGGACACCTTATTCTCAGACATGACATTGGGATTACTTGTTAGTGCCTCAAGGGAGTACCCACCATCAGTCCGTCTTGAAGAATCCCACAATCGAGCCATGTGCATTGTATCAGCATGGAATCCAGAAAGCTTAATCCCATAGTTCTCTATAACATGGCAATCAAAGCTGTAATTGTGCCACACCTACATAATGAAACCAAAAACCAATCATAGACAGCAACAAGTCTGAATATCCAAGCAAGGTAGTTACTATCATAATCTAATGGTTGAACTAGAAAGAAACATTATTACATTTTATATGTAGTAAGGTCGGTGATGAGTGCTATTTTATAGCACTTTTGTGTGACTTTTAATTCAATGCAGGTTTAGAGGTGCTTGCTCTATGTAAATGTGATATTTTGAGCTAAGGATGCGTTTAGAGCAAAAATGTCGACTCCTTGCAGTTTGCTATGTACTAAAGACATGAAATTATTTTGGGGCCTTATCGTGAGGTTGAGTTGATAGAGAAGATCAAGATAAAGAAAATGAACAAAAGCCATATCAAGTTGTCACGACTCATAGGAGCACAAGAAAGTCTCCTTAGAGCTCAAGAGAAGACACCTCGAGCCCTGTAGTTGAGGGGCCCACCATGGGTGTTGCCTTGTTCAACAACTATAGTCTAGAGCACTATAGTTAGTCTAGAACTACTACAATTGCATACCACCATTCATTTAAAAACTGGAATGTTCCTGTAGAAACATTCAATATCAATCATATTTTGACAGGCATTGGTGACGGACAGAGGCATATACTTGTATTCATTTGACATTATTTGCTTCAAACCTGAATAAGTATAAAGTATGCAACTGAGCACACTTTTCAAAATTGATCCTTGGTGCCAAATTTGTCAGATTTTTTTAAGTAATATATCACCCAAAGTATTGATCCAAAATACTTAAAGATAACTCACCTTTTTTATCGATGAGTCTTCAAAGAATGGAGCAAATTCAGCCAATATATCCTTGCCACCACCATCTAGAACGTCTACCCATATACAATTTTTCCC
Proteins encoded in this region:
- the LOC130826144 gene encoding DNA polymerase I A, chloroplastic/mitochondrial-like isoform X5 encodes the protein MLSLLKLLIILPFYGFVLIIALLRGLFHFILVSSVPAENGMTLRPRKYEESSQPTMVRLPDKALWIQQTLSVKNSKMMYRQSAKEPEVSSSKDTLENCDQNSVGESINASSGFTGISSTTASHCFAASAVDVEDHFDQTNEEIGEELHESDDVSRKAPCANGLSTKNDLSNINLSDEWSNVTLKSALDDNQLLRESKTALSANGLSSVKELDVLQETDDLNENSVLLDLNDSQSDEQQALQRRLCCIFDEVLVVDNVLAARKVVHLLTHEHRHRVHACDTEVSTIDVKLETPVDHGQIICFSIYSGKDVDYGNGKNCIWVDVLDGGGKDILAEFAPFFEDSSIKKVWHNYSFDCHVIENYGIKLSGFHADTMHMARLWDSSRRTDGGYSLEALTSNPNVMSENKVSLNEDLMGKVSMKTIFGKRKIKKDGSLGKTITLPSVEELQREERQPWICYSSLDSISTLKLYESLKSKLSKMLWIMDGKCMGNMLGFYENYWKPFGELLVQMETEGMLVDRAYLSEVEKVAIVQQEVAADRFRNWASKYCSDAMYMNVGSDTQLRTLLFGGICNRKNHNECLPTERKFKIPNIDNVIEEGKKTAKKFRDITLHKIGDSIQTDFFAPSGWPSVSGDALKAIAGKVSAEYDFAGDAFEDPLVDESHNPGKKDVDLSAYGTAYDAFGRGKEGMEACHAIAALIEICSIDSLISNFILPLQGSHVSGRNKRIHCSLNINTETGRLSARRPNLQNQPALEKDRYKIRQAFVAAPGNSLIVADYGQLELRILAHLADCKSMKEAFEAGGDFHSRTAMNMYPYIREAVQREEVFLEWHPQPGQEKPPVPLLKDAFGSERRKAKMLNFSIAYGKTPIGLAKDWKVSVAEAKETVDLWYKERQEVLRWQEARKKEAAKHGCVHTLLGRARRFPSMAEASKPQKSHIERAAINTPVQGSAADVAMCAMLELDRNNQLKELGWKLLLQVHDEVILEGPSESAETAKAIVVECMSKPFNGKNILTVELSVDAKCAQNWYAAK
- the LOC130826144 gene encoding DNA polymerase I A, chloroplastic/mitochondrial-like isoform X6; this translates as MTLSANAFSSKASYYPPLLWVCSHHRSPSWVVPFHTRFFRSSRKWEDMRHRPIQYKRSEDDEILTVMELKHPESMFSTGPYANSIKTNGMTLRPRKYEESSQPTMVRLPDKALWIQQTLSVKNSKMMYRQSAKEPEVSSSKDTLENCDQNSVGESINASSGFTGISSTTASHCFAASAVDVEDHFDQTNEEIGEELHESDDVSRKAPCANGLSTKNDLSNINLSDEWSNVTLKSALDDNQLLRESKTALSANGLSSVKELDVLQETDDLNENSVLLDLNDSQSDEQQALQRRLCCIFDEVLVVDNVLAARKVVHLLTHEHRHRVHACDTEVSTIDVKLETPVDHGQIICFSIYSGKDVDYGNGKNCIWVDVLDGGGKDILAEFAPFFEDSSIKKVWHNYSFDCHVIENYGIKLSGFHADTMHMARLWDSSRRTDGGYSLEALTSNPNVMSENKVSLNEDLMGKVSMKTIFGKRKIKKDGSLGKTITLPSVEELQREERQPWICYSSLDSISTLKLYESLKSKLSKMLWIMDGKCMGNMLGFYENYWKPFGELLVQMETEGMLVDRAYLSEVEKVAIVQQEVAADRFRNWASKYCSDAMYMNVGSDTQLRTLLFGGICNRKNHNECLPTERKFKIPNIDNVIEEGKKTAKKFRDITLHKIGDSIQTDFFAPSGWPSVSGDALKAIAGKVSAEYDFAGDAFEDPLVDESHNPGKKDVDLSAYGTAYDAFGRGKEGMEACHAIAALIEICSIDSLISNFILPLQGSHVSGRNKRIHCSLNINTETGRLSARRPNLQNQPALEKDRYKIRQAFVAAPGNSLIVADYGQLELRILAHLADCKSMKEAFEAGGDFHSRTAMNMYPYIREAVQREEVFLEWHPQPGQEKPPVPLLKDAFGSERRKAKMLNFSIAYGKTPIGLAKDWKVSSLPAKLFVATEYVNVLFPVAGFCRRS